Proteins encoded together in one Drosophila albomicans strain 15112-1751.03 chromosome 2R, ASM965048v2, whole genome shotgun sequence window:
- the LOC117573733 gene encoding uncharacterized protein LOC117573733 isoform X4 yields MERRRAMSTYAKLKEKQQQQQQQQLLDNNNDSEQDENENEDELPALSRSHSMRASLRRLKSKLHSPALAMQSPFKLRAHLHSRSRSGNNSISSSNNSKRALHKSKVVKALRLWQDIDAVTVVTKVKGEFVPLKKSAMQHSDHELGIEQLMSSLPVGVSLPRKACKLLQIPESYCRSPKLAPQATLDSDLERTLCIESPKNNKTDSVLADITRHAQQGIYGSTRMRTATIRKPMPYLNSHNLLPHNKHSESDTFESVRLRDKSNASYQENNNQDNYPTYYPATLLSPPSSAFRWSEQLSQHAAVAKLRTAISCTSQDLREMEFLLPPQQVHHSTPHATPATAMSGQPQLCISRHSQPKNAKLRDEHEDHSPELLEEHSLAVDAVDENTSSNNQYQLTVNRQPVELRSKLNSAAAQVQLRSKIASGNTPHPRVSKMTKKQLKLAQAQLDKLTQSNLHLHALFSAVENGHLDKARTILESTDVDVNSINTDGLSALDVAVLSNNRSMTKMLLQHGALEGSQFSVESIGTKLNGLLKDAESRIHDLSGPEGLCPPVFQSRPSISSIIIGNTGSSVTGCTGNEVDKQIGIWERRVKGLRRMLLGWDQARPPDAPASVVVDVTGDNSISLQILEPFEGAIGTKFKVQWSTRADFNNVVGERELLDWISFHGTMGAQCNISGLTQGRRYFLRAACGNVKGWGNYLNSVPASVAPSTWRDLDNREDRFFGRQRILDNLFTAVRLARPADVSELTLDPGSVQRRNPKKKTTIKQLFSVTSKFQKTLRRGIYFACIVHCDDKVLVTSEDFPPVIEIDESYPSALHIDYYWLMKVACTWEDVKSLRSDMERNLTSPVHFRTKLLSAVCQMQSALGITDLGQLYYKPLRDAQGTVVLTCVQSVKSQKTVSILNSRWLPVSKLQKKLGALHEDYNINELLISSIGDQLYYQQAALQRLEPGLYLGYLKMQASMDQIQIVVPVKTPNVLPHCKVRENSHITAEEWQALHRSDSDPMRLRLDFSAPGDGNGNNAATEVQSLFLIDLSNAMHRLFASMNIKPADAATHRLYDVEVIEHSRDISFLIVCPSVEASCAVPGQSELLLQRDDLASLSIQAFEMIHLRTYQPAIVQKYARLSCILELDTAMATHSHREAFSSSELQAAKERLATLQDLSANLTLVWKSVRWLMDVVAYARNKHAQSSLPMRDILEFAHVRGDETTGKQLLQLPLRESKFNKTGRGSWPGPGANDEAERQGKPEHSKSETNLGHSVLTPVAVDAVDKQSTQHQQQQTQQQQQQQPQQQHQQQQQQQLLQVSSNEYAASTSSEVSLRKNSGDSVSSAYTARSFYSAADSASDGSSSVFALPPSRSDDTLAEALRHPASATAQRKRTSSNIGPIPTPLITVHSSSSAPYLGGSSVSLRTGSGAFATDLEHKPLKPAAEYKVKAASSANLREGGLYLKSSLSALQPELKPVGSEEPIASTSKASSTKSLVHQSSEEDTASCSSLNAEQSSTGAGIIQVYTAYNTGLASGTSLKLHVTPKTTAREVINLVVKQLNMAAVLKGSKGPIYSADMLDNFCLVAVIGARERCLRDDFKPLQLQSPWKKGRLYVRQKHELLAAIEHSNRKSHLI; encoded by the exons ATGGAACGTCGCCGTGCCATGAGCACTTATGCCAAGCTCAAggagaaacaacagcaacaacaacaacaacagttgcttgataacaacaacgacagcgaacAGGATGAGAACGAGAATGAGGACGAGCTGCCAGCACTGAGTCGCTCACATTCGATGCGTGCCTCCCTGCGGCGTCTGAAGAGCAAACTTCATAGCCCCGCCCTGGCGATGCAATCGCCCTTTAAGCTGCGCGCCCATTTGCATTCACGCAGtcgcagtggcaacaacagcataagcagcagcaacaacagtaaaagAGCTCTGCATAAATCGAAAGTTGTGAAAGCGTTGCGTTTGTGGCAGGACATCGATGCGGTTACCGTGGTAACCAAAGTGAAGGGAGAGTTTGTGCCGCTCAAGAAATCAGCCATGCAGCACTCGGATCATGAACTTGGCATTGAGCAGCTGATGTCGTCGCTGCCCGTTGGTGTTTCGTTGCCACGCAAGGCATGCAAACTGCTGCAAATACCCGAGAGCTATTGTCGAAGTCCCAAGTTGGCACCGCAGGCCACACTCGACTCGGATCTGGAGCGCACTCTGTGCATTGAGTCGCcgaagaacaacaaaacgGATTCAGTGCTGGCAGACATCACACGACACGCCCAGCAGGGCATCTATGGATCAACGCGCATGCGCACGGCCACGATAAGGAAACCGATGCCATATCTGAACAGTC ACAACTTACTGCCCCACAACAAACATAGTGAAAGTGATACCTTTGAGTCTGTGAGACTGCGCGACAAAAGCAACGCTTCGTATCAGGAGAACAACAATCAGGACAACTATCCCACCTATTATCCAGCTACCTTGCTGTCACCACCGAGCAGCGCCTTTCGCTGGTCAGAGCAACTGTCGCAGCATGCGGCGGTAGCCAAGCTGCGGACTGCGATCTCGTGCACCTCGCAGGATCTGCGAGAGATGGAATTCCTGTTGCCGCCTCAGCAGGTGCATCACTCCACGCCACACGCCACGCCTGCCACTGCCATGTCCGGGCAGCCACAGCTCTGCATCTCCCGCCACTCGCAGCCCAAGAATGCCAAGTTGCGTGACGAGCACGAGGATCATTCGCCCGAACTGCTGGAGGAGCATTCGCTGGCCGTTGATGCTGTCGATGAAAACACTTCCTCCAACAATCAATATCAGCTCACGGTGAATCGTCAGCCTGTGGAGCTGCGCTCCAAGCTAAACTCTGCCGCTGCCCAGGTGCAACTGCGCTCCAAGATTGCCTCGGGCAATACGCCGCATCCGCGTGTCAGTAAAATGACCAAGAAGCAGCTTAAGCTTGCCCAGGCACAGCTGGATAAGCTGACCCAAAGTAATCTCCACTTACATG CGCTCTTTTCGGCCGTGGAGAATGGACATCTGGACAAGGCACGCACCATACTGGAGTCCACGGATGTCGATGTCAATAG CATCAATACGGATGGACTCTCGGCACTGGATGTGGCGGTGCTCAGCAATAATCGCTCCATGACCAAGATGCTCTTGCAGCATGGCGCTCTCGAGGGCTCTCAGT TTTCCGTGGAAAGCATTGGCACTAAGCTGAATGGTCTGCTCAAAGATGCCGAGTCACGTATACATGATCTCAGCGGACCGGAGGGACTATGTCCACCCGTCTTCCAATCGCGTCCATCGATATCCAGCATCATAATTG GCAATACGGGTTCCTCGGTCACCGGTTGTACTGGCAACGAGGTGGATAAGCAGATTGGCATTTGGGAGCGTCGGGTGAAGGGTCTGCGTCGCATGCTCCTCGGCTGGGATCAGGCGAGGCCACCAGATGCGCCTGCTTCCGTGGTGGTCGATGTCACCGGTGACAATTCCATCAGCTTGCAAATACTAGAACCATTCGAGGGCGCCATCGGAACTAAATTCAAAG TTCAATGGTCAACACGCGCGGACTTCAACAATGTGGTCGGCGAGCGGGAGCTGCTCGATTGGATTAGCTTCCATGGCACCATGGGTGCGCAGTGCAACATCTCTGGCCTCACTCAGGGACGGCGTTACTTCCTCCGCGCTGCATGCGGCAATGTCAAGGGCTGGGGCAACTATCTAAACTCTGTGCCCGCCAGCGTTGCACCCTCAA CCTGGCGCGATTTGGATAACCGCGAAGATCGCTTCTTTGGTCGCCAACGCATTTTGGACAACTTGTTTACCGCCGTGCGGTTGGCGCGTCCTGCAGATGTCTCCGAGCTCACATTGGATCCAGGCAGCGTACAGCGAAGGAAtcccaaaaagaaaaccacCATCAAACAGCTATTTTCAGTGACCTCCAAATTTCAAAAGACGCTGCGACG TGGCATCTACTTCGCCTGCATTGTGCACTGCGATGACAAGGTGCTGGTGACCAGTGAGGACTTTCCGCCCGTCATTGAGATAGACGAATCGTATCCGAGTGCGCTGCACATCGACTACTACTGGCTGATGAAGGTTGCCTGCACGTGGGAGGATGTCAAATCGCTGCGCTCGGATATGGAACGCAATCTCACCTCGCCGGTGCACTTTCGCACCAAACTGCTGTCGGCCGTCTGTCAAATGCAATCCGCGCTGGGCATCACCGATCTGGGGCAGCTGTACTATAAACCATTGCGCGATGCGCAAGGAACTGTGGTGTTGACTTGCGTGCAGTCGGTGAAGAGCCAGAAGACGGTTTCCATACTCAACTCACGCTGGCTGCCGGTTAGCAAACTGCAGAAGAAACTCGGTGCACTCCACGAGGATTACAATATTAATGAGCTGTTGATCTCTAGCATCGGCGATCAGCTGTATTATCAACAGGCAGCTCTGCAACGCCTCGAACCGGGTCTCTATTTGGGTTACCTAAAGATGCAGGCCTCAATGGATCAAATACAGATCGTTGTGCCTGTGAAGACGCCCAATGTGCTGCCCCACTGCAAGGTGCGTGAGAACAGTCACATCACAGCCGAGGAATGGCAGGCGTTGCATCGCAGTGACAGCGATCCGATGCGTTTGCGGCTGGACTTTAGTGCACCCGGCGATGGGAATGGGAACAATGCTGCGACCGAGGTGCAGAGTCTGTTTCTGATCGATCTCAGCAATGCAATGCATCGACTCTTTGCCAGCATGAACATCAAGCCAGCCGATGCGGCCACACATCGTCTCTACGACGTTGAGGTGATCGAACACAGTCGCGACATTAGCTTCCTCATCGTGTGTCCCTCTGTGGAGGCTTCATGCGCAGTGCCCGGACAGTCAGAGTTGCTACTGCAGCGCGATGATCTGGCCAGCCTCAGTATTCAGGCCTTCGAGATGATTCACCTGCGCACCTATCAGCCAGCGATTGTGCAGAAGTATGCGCGTCTCTCGTGCATTCTGGAGCTGGACACGGCGATGGCAACGCATTCACATCGCGAGGCTTTCTCCAGCAGCGAGCTACAGGCGGCCAAGGAGCGATTGGCAACACTGCAGGATCTGAGCGCCAATTTGACGCTGGTGTGGAAGAGCGTTCGCTGGCTCATGGATGTGGTGGCCTACGCAAGGAATAAGCATGCTCAATCTTCGCTGCCCATGCGCGACATTCTCGAGTTTGCGCATGTGCGTGGCGACGAAACAACGGGcaaacagctgctgcagttgccgcTGCGCGAGTCCAAGTTCAACAAGACGGGACGTGGCAGCTGGCCGGGACCAGGAGCGAATGATGAGGCCGAGCGTCAGGGCAAGCCGGAGCACTCAAAGTCCGAGACGAATCTGGGACATAGTGTGCTAACGCCTGTGGCTGTGGATGCTGTCGACAAGCAGTCAacacaacatcagcaacagcaaacgcagcagcaacaacagcagcagccacaacagcaacaccaacaacagcagcaacaacagttgctgcaaGTGAGCAGCAATGAGTATGCGGCATCCACCAGCTCTGAGGTTTCGTTGCGCAAAAACAGCGGCGACTCTGTGAGCTCCGCCTACACAGCACGCAGTTTCTACTCCGCCGCCGACTCCGCTTccgacggcagcagcagcgtcttTGCTTTGCCCCCCTCGCGTTCCGACGACACCTTGGCCGAGGCGCTGCGCCATCCGGCGTCGGCCACAGCGCAACGCAAGCGCACCAGCTCCAACATTGGTCCCATTCCCACGCCTCTGATCACTGTGCACAGCTCCAGCTCGGCGCCTTATTTGGGAGGCTCGAGTGTTTCGTTGCGCACGGGCAGCGGCGCCTTTGCCACCGACTTGGAGCACAAACCGTTGAAGCCTGCTGCCGAGTACAAAGTGAAGGCTGCATCGAGTGCGAATCTACGCGAAGGTGGACTCTATTTGAAGAGCTCGCTCTCTGCGCTGCAGCCAGAGCTAAAGCCCGTGGGCAGTGAGGAACCGATTGCCAGCACCTCGAAGGCATCGTCGACCAAGAGTCTGGTGCATCAGAGCAGCGAAGAGGACACGGCCAGCTGTTCCAGCCTGAATGCCGAGCAGAGCTCGACGGGTGCGGGCATCATCCAAGTGTACACCGCCTACAACACGGGCTTGGCCAGCGGCACCAGCCTCAAGCTGCATGTGACCCCGAAGACAACGGCACGCGAGGTCATCAATCTGGTCGTGAAGCAGCTCAACATGGCAGCGGTGCTGAAGGGCAGCAAGGGACCCATCTACAGCGCCGATATGCTGGACAATTTCTGCCTGGTCGCAGTGATTGGAGCCCGAGAGCGTTGTCTGCGCGATGACTTTaagccgctgcagctgcagagtCCCTGGAAGAAGGGGCGTCTCTATGTGCGGCAGAAGCACGAGCTACTCGCAGCCATTGAGCACTCGAATCGCAAATCGCATTTGATCTAA
- the LOC117573733 gene encoding uncharacterized protein LOC117573733 isoform X2, giving the protein MERRRAMSTYAKLKEKQQQQQQQQLLDNNNDSEQDENENEDELPALSRSHSMRASLRRLKSKLHSPALAMQSPFKLRAHLHSRSRSGNNSISSSNNSKRALHKSKVVKALRLWQDIDAVTVVTKVKGEFVPLKKSAMQHSDHELGIEQLMSSLPVGVSLPRKACKLLQIPESYCRSPKLAPQATLDSDLERTLCIESPKNNKTDSVLADITRHAQQGIYGSTRMRTATIRKPMPYLNSHNLLPHNKHSESDTFESVRLRDKSNASYQENNNQDNYPTYYPATLLSPPSSAFRWSEQLSQHAAVAKLRTAISCTSQDLREMEFLLPPQQVHHSTPHATPATAMSGQPQLCISRHSQPKNAKLRDEHEDHSPELLEEHSLAVDAVDENTSSNNQYQLTVNRQPVELRSKLNSAAAQVQLRSKIASGNTPHPRVSKMTKKQLKLAQAQLDKLTQSNLHLHALFSAVENGHLDKARTILESTDVDVNSINTDGLSALDVAVLSNNRSMTKMLLQHGALEGSQFSVESIGTKLNGLLKDAESRIHDLSGPEGLCPPVFQSRPSISSIIIGNTGSSVTGCTGNEVDKQIGIWERRVKGLRRMLLGWDQARPPDAPASVVVDVTGDNSISLQILEPFEGAIGTKFKGKTTCKSHSHAFSHSHSHGHDQRMCICLRSTTDLRLPRVGLGILACFDLTFRLLTAVQWSTRADFNNVVGERELLDWISFHGTMGAQCNISGLTQGRRYFLRAACGNVKGWGNYLNSVPASVAPSTWRDLDNREDRFFGRQRILDNLFTAVRLARPADVSELTLDPGSVQRRNPKKKTTIKQLFSVTSKFQKTLRRGIYFACIVHCDDKVLVTSEDFPPVIEIDESYPSALHIDYYWLMKVACTWEDVKSLRSDMERNLTSPVHFRTKLLSAVCQMQSALGITDLGQLYYKPLRDAQGTVVLTCVQSVKSQKTVSILNSRWLPVSKLQKKLGALHEDYNINELLISSIGDQLYYQQAALQRLEPGLYLGYLKMQASMDQIQIVVPVKTPNVLPHCKVRENSHITAEEWQALHRSDSDPMRLRLDFSAPGDGNGNNAATEVQSLFLIDLSNAMHRLFASMNIKPADAATHRLYDVEVIEHSRDISFLIVCPSVEASCAVPGQSELLLQRDDLASLSIQAFEMIHLRTYQPAIVQKYARLSCILELDTAMATHSHREAFSSSELQAAKERLATLQDLSANLTLVWKSVRWLMDVVAYARNKHAQSSLPMRDILEFAHVRGDETTGKQLLQLPLRESKFNKTGRGSWPGPGANDEAERQGKPEHSKSETNLGHSVLTPVAVDAVDKQSTQHQQQQTQQQQQQQPQQQHQQQQQQQLLQVSSNEYAASTSSEVSLRKNSGDSVSSAYTARSFYSAADSASDGSSSVFALPPSRSDDTLAEALRHPASATAQRKRTSSNIGPIPTPLITVHSSSSAPYLGGSSVSLRTGSGAFATDLEHKPLKPAAEYKVKAASSANLREGGLYLKSSLSALQPELKPVGSEEPIASTSKASSTKSLVHQSSEEDTASCSSLNAEQSSTGAGIIQVYTAYNTGLASGTSLKLHVTPKTTAREVINLVVKQLNMAAVLKGSKGPIYSADMLDNFCLVAVIGARERCLRDDFKPLQLQSPWKKGRLYVRQKHELLAAIEHSNRKSHLI; this is encoded by the exons ATGGAACGTCGCCGTGCCATGAGCACTTATGCCAAGCTCAAggagaaacaacagcaacaacaacaacaacagttgcttgataacaacaacgacagcgaacAGGATGAGAACGAGAATGAGGACGAGCTGCCAGCACTGAGTCGCTCACATTCGATGCGTGCCTCCCTGCGGCGTCTGAAGAGCAAACTTCATAGCCCCGCCCTGGCGATGCAATCGCCCTTTAAGCTGCGCGCCCATTTGCATTCACGCAGtcgcagtggcaacaacagcataagcagcagcaacaacagtaaaagAGCTCTGCATAAATCGAAAGTTGTGAAAGCGTTGCGTTTGTGGCAGGACATCGATGCGGTTACCGTGGTAACCAAAGTGAAGGGAGAGTTTGTGCCGCTCAAGAAATCAGCCATGCAGCACTCGGATCATGAACTTGGCATTGAGCAGCTGATGTCGTCGCTGCCCGTTGGTGTTTCGTTGCCACGCAAGGCATGCAAACTGCTGCAAATACCCGAGAGCTATTGTCGAAGTCCCAAGTTGGCACCGCAGGCCACACTCGACTCGGATCTGGAGCGCACTCTGTGCATTGAGTCGCcgaagaacaacaaaacgGATTCAGTGCTGGCAGACATCACACGACACGCCCAGCAGGGCATCTATGGATCAACGCGCATGCGCACGGCCACGATAAGGAAACCGATGCCATATCTGAACAGTC ACAACTTACTGCCCCACAACAAACATAGTGAAAGTGATACCTTTGAGTCTGTGAGACTGCGCGACAAAAGCAACGCTTCGTATCAGGAGAACAACAATCAGGACAACTATCCCACCTATTATCCAGCTACCTTGCTGTCACCACCGAGCAGCGCCTTTCGCTGGTCAGAGCAACTGTCGCAGCATGCGGCGGTAGCCAAGCTGCGGACTGCGATCTCGTGCACCTCGCAGGATCTGCGAGAGATGGAATTCCTGTTGCCGCCTCAGCAGGTGCATCACTCCACGCCACACGCCACGCCTGCCACTGCCATGTCCGGGCAGCCACAGCTCTGCATCTCCCGCCACTCGCAGCCCAAGAATGCCAAGTTGCGTGACGAGCACGAGGATCATTCGCCCGAACTGCTGGAGGAGCATTCGCTGGCCGTTGATGCTGTCGATGAAAACACTTCCTCCAACAATCAATATCAGCTCACGGTGAATCGTCAGCCTGTGGAGCTGCGCTCCAAGCTAAACTCTGCCGCTGCCCAGGTGCAACTGCGCTCCAAGATTGCCTCGGGCAATACGCCGCATCCGCGTGTCAGTAAAATGACCAAGAAGCAGCTTAAGCTTGCCCAGGCACAGCTGGATAAGCTGACCCAAAGTAATCTCCACTTACATG CGCTCTTTTCGGCCGTGGAGAATGGACATCTGGACAAGGCACGCACCATACTGGAGTCCACGGATGTCGATGTCAATAG CATCAATACGGATGGACTCTCGGCACTGGATGTGGCGGTGCTCAGCAATAATCGCTCCATGACCAAGATGCTCTTGCAGCATGGCGCTCTCGAGGGCTCTCAGT TTTCCGTGGAAAGCATTGGCACTAAGCTGAATGGTCTGCTCAAAGATGCCGAGTCACGTATACATGATCTCAGCGGACCGGAGGGACTATGTCCACCCGTCTTCCAATCGCGTCCATCGATATCCAGCATCATAATTG GCAATACGGGTTCCTCGGTCACCGGTTGTACTGGCAACGAGGTGGATAAGCAGATTGGCATTTGGGAGCGTCGGGTGAAGGGTCTGCGTCGCATGCTCCTCGGCTGGGATCAGGCGAGGCCACCAGATGCGCCTGCTTCCGTGGTGGTCGATGTCACCGGTGACAATTCCATCAGCTTGCAAATACTAGAACCATTCGAGGGCGCCATCGGAACTAAATTCAAAGGTAAAACCACTTGCAAATCCCATTCTCATGCGttttcgcattcgcattcccaTGGCCATGACCAGCGGATGTGCATATGCCTGAGGTCAACCACAGATTTGCGGTTGCCTAGGGTTGGTTTGGGGATTTTGGCTTGCTTTGATTTGACGTTTCGCTTGTTAACCGCAGTTCAATGGTCAACACGCGCGGACTTCAACAATGTGGTCGGCGAGCGGGAGCTGCTCGATTGGATTAGCTTCCATGGCACCATGGGTGCGCAGTGCAACATCTCTGGCCTCACTCAGGGACGGCGTTACTTCCTCCGCGCTGCATGCGGCAATGTCAAGGGCTGGGGCAACTATCTAAACTCTGTGCCCGCCAGCGTTGCACCCTCAA CCTGGCGCGATTTGGATAACCGCGAAGATCGCTTCTTTGGTCGCCAACGCATTTTGGACAACTTGTTTACCGCCGTGCGGTTGGCGCGTCCTGCAGATGTCTCCGAGCTCACATTGGATCCAGGCAGCGTACAGCGAAGGAAtcccaaaaagaaaaccacCATCAAACAGCTATTTTCAGTGACCTCCAAATTTCAAAAGACGCTGCGACG TGGCATCTACTTCGCCTGCATTGTGCACTGCGATGACAAGGTGCTGGTGACCAGTGAGGACTTTCCGCCCGTCATTGAGATAGACGAATCGTATCCGAGTGCGCTGCACATCGACTACTACTGGCTGATGAAGGTTGCCTGCACGTGGGAGGATGTCAAATCGCTGCGCTCGGATATGGAACGCAATCTCACCTCGCCGGTGCACTTTCGCACCAAACTGCTGTCGGCCGTCTGTCAAATGCAATCCGCGCTGGGCATCACCGATCTGGGGCAGCTGTACTATAAACCATTGCGCGATGCGCAAGGAACTGTGGTGTTGACTTGCGTGCAGTCGGTGAAGAGCCAGAAGACGGTTTCCATACTCAACTCACGCTGGCTGCCGGTTAGCAAACTGCAGAAGAAACTCGGTGCACTCCACGAGGATTACAATATTAATGAGCTGTTGATCTCTAGCATCGGCGATCAGCTGTATTATCAACAGGCAGCTCTGCAACGCCTCGAACCGGGTCTCTATTTGGGTTACCTAAAGATGCAGGCCTCAATGGATCAAATACAGATCGTTGTGCCTGTGAAGACGCCCAATGTGCTGCCCCACTGCAAGGTGCGTGAGAACAGTCACATCACAGCCGAGGAATGGCAGGCGTTGCATCGCAGTGACAGCGATCCGATGCGTTTGCGGCTGGACTTTAGTGCACCCGGCGATGGGAATGGGAACAATGCTGCGACCGAGGTGCAGAGTCTGTTTCTGATCGATCTCAGCAATGCAATGCATCGACTCTTTGCCAGCATGAACATCAAGCCAGCCGATGCGGCCACACATCGTCTCTACGACGTTGAGGTGATCGAACACAGTCGCGACATTAGCTTCCTCATCGTGTGTCCCTCTGTGGAGGCTTCATGCGCAGTGCCCGGACAGTCAGAGTTGCTACTGCAGCGCGATGATCTGGCCAGCCTCAGTATTCAGGCCTTCGAGATGATTCACCTGCGCACCTATCAGCCAGCGATTGTGCAGAAGTATGCGCGTCTCTCGTGCATTCTGGAGCTGGACACGGCGATGGCAACGCATTCACATCGCGAGGCTTTCTCCAGCAGCGAGCTACAGGCGGCCAAGGAGCGATTGGCAACACTGCAGGATCTGAGCGCCAATTTGACGCTGGTGTGGAAGAGCGTTCGCTGGCTCATGGATGTGGTGGCCTACGCAAGGAATAAGCATGCTCAATCTTCGCTGCCCATGCGCGACATTCTCGAGTTTGCGCATGTGCGTGGCGACGAAACAACGGGcaaacagctgctgcagttgccgcTGCGCGAGTCCAAGTTCAACAAGACGGGACGTGGCAGCTGGCCGGGACCAGGAGCGAATGATGAGGCCGAGCGTCAGGGCAAGCCGGAGCACTCAAAGTCCGAGACGAATCTGGGACATAGTGTGCTAACGCCTGTGGCTGTGGATGCTGTCGACAAGCAGTCAacacaacatcagcaacagcaaacgcagcagcaacaacagcagcagccacaacagcaacaccaacaacagcagcaacaacagttgctgcaaGTGAGCAGCAATGAGTATGCGGCATCCACCAGCTCTGAGGTTTCGTTGCGCAAAAACAGCGGCGACTCTGTGAGCTCCGCCTACACAGCACGCAGTTTCTACTCCGCCGCCGACTCCGCTTccgacggcagcagcagcgtcttTGCTTTGCCCCCCTCGCGTTCCGACGACACCTTGGCCGAGGCGCTGCGCCATCCGGCGTCGGCCACAGCGCAACGCAAGCGCACCAGCTCCAACATTGGTCCCATTCCCACGCCTCTGATCACTGTGCACAGCTCCAGCTCGGCGCCTTATTTGGGAGGCTCGAGTGTTTCGTTGCGCACGGGCAGCGGCGCCTTTGCCACCGACTTGGAGCACAAACCGTTGAAGCCTGCTGCCGAGTACAAAGTGAAGGCTGCATCGAGTGCGAATCTACGCGAAGGTGGACTCTATTTGAAGAGCTCGCTCTCTGCGCTGCAGCCAGAGCTAAAGCCCGTGGGCAGTGAGGAACCGATTGCCAGCACCTCGAAGGCATCGTCGACCAAGAGTCTGGTGCATCAGAGCAGCGAAGAGGACACGGCCAGCTGTTCCAGCCTGAATGCCGAGCAGAGCTCGACGGGTGCGGGCATCATCCAAGTGTACACCGCCTACAACACGGGCTTGGCCAGCGGCACCAGCCTCAAGCTGCATGTGACCCCGAAGACAACGGCACGCGAGGTCATCAATCTGGTCGTGAAGCAGCTCAACATGGCAGCGGTGCTGAAGGGCAGCAAGGGACCCATCTACAGCGCCGATATGCTGGACAATTTCTGCCTGGTCGCAGTGATTGGAGCCCGAGAGCGTTGTCTGCGCGATGACTTTaagccgctgcagctgcagagtCCCTGGAAGAAGGGGCGTCTCTATGTGCGGCAGAAGCACGAGCTACTCGCAGCCATTGAGCACTCGAATCGCAAATCGCATTTGATCTAA